A single genomic interval of Drosophila virilis strain 15010-1051.87 chromosome 2, Dvir_AGI_RSII-ME, whole genome shotgun sequence harbors:
- the LOC6629921 gene encoding GTP-binding protein Di-Ras2, whose amino-acid sequence MTEQKNQVTRAAPEQSNDYRVVVFGAGGVGKSSLVLRFIKGTFRESYIPTIEDTYRQVISCNKNICTLQITDTTGSHQFPAMQRLSISKGHAFILVYSVCSKQSLEELRPIWTLIKELKGDVNSIPVMLVGNKCDESTELREVSQIEGQAQATTWGISFMETSAKTNHNVTELFQELLNMEKTRTVSLQLDTKKQKKQKKEKKCKETNGAIPENGEASASGAGVKEKCGVM is encoded by the exons ATGACGGAGCAAAAGAATCAAGTGACCCGCGCAGCGCCGGAACAGAGCAACGACTATCGTGTTGTGGTCTTTGGCGCTGGCGGCGTTGGCAAGAGTTCACTGGTGCTGCGTTTCATAAAGGGCACGTTTCGCGAGAGCTATATACCCACCATTGAGGACACCTACAGGCAG GTGATCAGCTGCAATAAGAACATTTGCACATTGCAAATCACGGATACGACAGGATCACATCAGTTTCCGGCTATGCAGCGATTGTCCATCTCCAAGGGTCACGCATTCATTTTGGTCTATTCCGTGTGCTCGAAACAGAGCCTAGAGGAACTGCGACCCATTTGGACGCTTATCAAGGAGCTAAAG GGTGATGTGAACTCCATACCCGTCATGTTGGTGGGGAATAAATGTGACGAAAGCACCGAGCTGCGCGAGGTTTCGCAAATTGAGGGACAGGCACAGGCGACCACCTGGGGCATATCCTTTATGGAGACATCGGCCAAAACCAATCACAACGTAACCGAACTGTTTCAGGAGCTGCTCAACATGGAAAAAACACGCACCGTCTCTCTCCAGCTGGACAcgaaaaagcaaaagaagcaAAAGAAGGAAAAGAAATGCAAGGAGACGAACGGCGCCATACCGGAGAACGGCGAGGCCAGTGCCAGTGGAGCCGGTGTCAAGGAGAAGTGCGGCGTTATGTAA
- the LOC6629920 gene encoding uncharacterized protein yields MQSNAIVSCLLLLFHNVCCYQDNWVEPHAWSELTSAQYNNPGEESCQCQVPVPAEKSLATIEDQLALTYFKKFVNTLFSRKRLKYGKTSHLFKRSLIFTLNPSQVDELETVQDVRDLDIMLTKILDEARDVPLSSDQSDDDYTYRHQGMGVRALVMDIFKDLIQLLNISEVRFMLTVLLTITTGWIVHRRFRFSAIAIILGGIFLYGYFVTYLECNRKLEVEALIDVIDSHQKPMDDAEKTWFSRMFGYFFNESPEAQQKQKLLKSSKLNMPYCRPDHVFVMYTSDIFLKQIELILEKTTHTMTSLTTGLSFPYNLIAPFALVCMIGYLLKLIFKYVISPKAWMGLVHGRSSASTTKQALANETTEDRLSGENLKMLLNVIGTSGITQSQQQLQLSPSGVQELLEPLEAPPQTPQEAQTKSKQNLKPISNENPNISNSSADIAHEAGFTIVDDNQDDDHIDSF; encoded by the exons atgcaatcaaatgcaatagttagttgtttattattgttattccACAATGTGTGTTGTTACCAGGACAACTGGGTTGAACCACATGCATGGTCGGAACTGACATCAGCCCAATATAATAATCCAGGAGAAGAATCCTGCCAATGTCAGGTCCCGGTGCCAGCAGAGAAATCACTGGCAACCATAGAGGACCAATTAGCATTAACatatttcaaaaagtttgttaATACTTTATTCAGTCGCAAGCGACTGAAG TATGGCAAAACGTCGCATCTTTTTAAGCGATCGCTGATATTTACATTAAATCCGTCACAAGTCGACGAGCTTGAAACTGTCCAAGATGTGCGTGATCTGGATATCATGCTCACCAAAATACTGGATGAGGCAAGAGATGTGCCCTTGTCGTCCGATCAGTCCGACGACGACTATACCTACAGGCACCAAGGAATGGGAGTGCGTGCGCTTGTTATGGACATATTCAAGGATCTTATACAGTTACTCAACATATCCGAG GTAAGATTCATGCTAACAGTGCTGCTCACCATTACTACCGGGTGGATTGTGCACAGACGATTTCGATTTTCGGCTATAGCCATTATTCTTGGCGGTATTTTCCTGTATGGCTACTTTGTAACCTATTTGGAGTGCAATAGG AAACTAGAAGTTGAGGCTTTGATTGACGTAATTGACAGTCATCAGAAGCCTATGGATGATGCTGAAAAAACATGGTTTTCACGTATGTTTGGATATTTTTTCAACGAGTCTCCAGAGGCGCAACAAAAGCAGAAACTTTT AaaatcaagcaaattaaatatgccCTACTGTCGACCTGATCACGTTTTCGTTATGTATACGAGTGACATATTcctcaaacaaattgaactgATACTAGAAAAAACAACTCACACCATGACGAGTTTAACCA CTGGATTATCATTTCCATACAACTTGATTGCTCCATTTGCACTGGTCTGCATGATTGGGTACTTACTGAAGTTAATCTTCAAGTACGTTATAAGCCCCAAGGCTTGGATGGGACTGGTGCATGGCAGGTCGTCTGCATCTACTACAAAACAAGCGTTGGCAAATGAAACAACAGAAGATCGATTGTCGGGTGAAAATCTTAAGATGTTGTTAAATGTCATAGGCACTTCAGGCATAACACAAtcccaacaacaactacaactatcCCCGTCGGGTGTCCAAGAGCTGCTGGAACCACTGGAAGCACCCCCACAAACGCCACAAGAAGCACAaactaaaagcaaacaaaatttaaagccAATTTCAAACGAAAATCCCAATATCAGTAATTCGTCAGCTGACATCGCGCATGAAGCTGGTTTTACGATTGTTGATGATAACCAAGATGATGATCATATTGATAGTTTTTAA
- the Vps24 gene encoding charged multivesicular body protein 3, with protein sequence MGLFGKTPSKDPKEQVQEWTHKIRKEGNQLDRQIRSIQREEEKVKRSLKQAAQKNDRDTCIILAKEIVNARKAINRIYTSKAHLSSIQMQMKNQLSTLRVAGSLQKSTEVMQAMQSLVRYPELAGIMRDMSKEMMKAGIIEEMLDETMDSLEESEELEEEAAKEVDKVLWEITDGKLGEAPLPPEATPADKTPAAPSRVAVEDDDDEGEELQEMQSRLASLRS encoded by the exons ATGGGCTTATTTGGCAAAACCCCCAGCAAAGACCCCAAAGAGCAG GTGCAAGAATGGACCCACAAAATACGAAAAGAGGGTAATCAGCTCGATAGGCAGATACGCAGCATACAGCGAGAGGAGGAAAAGGTGAAACGCTCTCTAAAGCAGGCCGCCCAAAAGAACGACCGAGACACCTGTATCATTCTCGCCAAGGAGATAGTGAATGCGCGGAAAGCTATAAACCGCATTTACACATCCAAGGCACATCTCAGTTCTATACAGATGCAGATGAAAAATCAATTGT CTACTTTGCGGGTTGCTGGCTCTTTGCAGAAGTCCACGGAAGTTATGCAGGCCATGCAAAGTCTTGTTCGATATCCGGAGTTGGCAGGCATTATGCGTGACATGTCCAAGGAAATGATGAAGGCAGGCATTATCGAGGAGATGCTAGATGAGACCATGGACTCGCTGGAAGAGTCTGAAGAGTTGGAGGAGGAGGCAGCAAAGGAGGTTGATAAAGTACTCTGGGAAATTACGGACGGCAAACTGGGAGAGGCACCATTACCACCAGAAGCAACGCCAGCAGACAAAACACCAGCAGCTCCGTCCCGAGTTGCGGTCGAGGATGATGACGACGAGGGTGAAGAGCTCCAGGAAATGCAGAGCCGCCTGGCTTCGTTGCgctcataa